Proteins from a genomic interval of Geodermatophilus obscurus DSM 43160:
- a CDS encoding App1 family protein, giving the protein MPDQPADPATWSLRAIEAAYRAKVRLDRALSARARRRGWTTAALGYPGYAAQGRARVRGRLLLAPAGTDPNARLDIPGWRRLLTLEQPHGEIDVTLGAVRVRARADDAGLIDLTVAAELPPGPATALLHPEGRPPVPAPLHVASPDARRGVVCDIDDTVWITGIRHPLRAAWRTFAGNGSTRRPVAGMAALLVRLVEGTPHAPVVYVSNGPWNLAGPITAFLERHRFPAGALLLTDWGISPRAWFRSGRAHKRASLERLTADLPGVRWVLVGDDGEHDPEIYRDFARAHPDRVAAIALRTVAPIGTEPPETEERAGAVPVVRAGDGRALADLLDRAGLLAVRPAPLGSAAGG; this is encoded by the coding sequence GTGCCCGACCAGCCCGCCGACCCCGCGACCTGGTCGCTGCGGGCGATCGAGGCCGCGTACCGCGCCAAGGTCCGGCTGGACCGGGCACTCTCCGCCCGCGCCCGTCGCCGTGGCTGGACGACCGCTGCCCTCGGCTACCCCGGGTACGCCGCGCAAGGCCGGGCGCGGGTGCGGGGACGGCTGCTGCTGGCCCCCGCGGGCACCGACCCGAACGCCCGCCTCGACATCCCCGGCTGGCGCCGGCTGCTGACCCTCGAGCAGCCGCACGGCGAGATCGACGTCACCCTGGGCGCAGTACGGGTCCGGGCGCGTGCCGACGACGCGGGCCTGATCGACCTCACCGTGGCCGCCGAGCTGCCCCCTGGTCCGGCCACGGCCCTGCTGCACCCGGAGGGCCGCCCGCCGGTGCCGGCGCCGCTGCACGTCGCCTCCCCCGACGCGCGCCGCGGCGTCGTCTGCGACATCGACGACACGGTGTGGATCACCGGGATCCGGCACCCCCTGCGCGCCGCGTGGCGCACCTTCGCGGGCAACGGCTCCACCCGCCGCCCGGTGGCCGGCATGGCGGCGCTGCTGGTCCGGCTCGTCGAGGGCACCCCGCACGCACCGGTCGTCTACGTGAGCAACGGGCCGTGGAACCTGGCCGGGCCGATCACCGCCTTCCTCGAGCGGCACCGCTTCCCGGCCGGTGCCCTGCTGCTCACCGACTGGGGGATCAGCCCGCGCGCGTGGTTCCGCAGCGGCCGGGCGCACAAGCGGGCGTCCCTGGAGCGGCTGACCGCCGACCTGCCCGGCGTGCGGTGGGTCCTGGTCGGCGACGACGGCGAGCACGACCCCGAGATCTACCGCGACTTCGCCCGCGCGCACCCGGACCGGGTCGCGGCGATCGCGCTGCGCACCGTCGCCCCGATCGGCACGGAGCCGCCGGAGACCGAGGAGCGGGCGGGCGCCGTCCCCGTCGTCCGTGCCGGCGACGGCCGGGCGCTCGCCGACCTGCTCGACCGCGCCGGCCTGCTCGCCGTCCGGCCGGCCCCCCTCGGCAGCGCAGCCGGCGGCTGA
- a CDS encoding cold-shock protein, translating into MTQGTVKWFNAEKGFGFIEQDGGGPDVFCHFSAISGSGYRSLDEAQRVEFDVTQGQKGPQAENVRAI; encoded by the coding sequence ATGACCCAGGGCACTGTGAAGTGGTTCAACGCCGAGAAGGGCTTCGGCTTCATCGAGCAGGACGGCGGCGGCCCCGACGTCTTCTGCCACTTCTCGGCGATCAGCGGGAGCGGCTACCGGTCGCTGGACGAGGCGCAGCGCGTCGAGTTCGACGTCACCCAGGGCCAGAAGGGCCCGCAGGCGGAGAACGTCCGCGCGATCTGA
- a CDS encoding thioredoxin family protein, whose amino-acid sequence MSAVPPRTPGSTRSGTDGRGVGAPGPGGAGQLPDGLVAVVKHDCPTCVLVEPVLRGLGAAVWCQDDPTWFDHDDTALELSYRLGVETVPTLLRIEHGVETARTVGWSREQWEALTGVPGLGEGLPEHRPGCGSLSVDPFRIDALEARYGGSRLVSRRIELADLEDEHEALFDRGFTDGLPVVPPTPERVLRMLRGTTRDPGEVVAVVPPDLVPCTVEKVAVNAVLAGCLPEYLPVVLAALEAACAEEFALHGVLATTHFAGPVVVVNGPVAARIGMNSGVNALGQGNRANATIGRALQLVVRNVGGGRPGEVDRATLGNPGKTGFCFAEREQGSPFAPLAADRGVPGNAVTVFAGSGVQPVVDQLSREPESLARSFAACLRVNAHPKLPMAFDAMLVVSPEHGRVLREAGWDRARLLAELDGLLRLPPGELVRGAGGMAEGLPPGVAADDVPKFRPGGLLVAHAGGDAGLFSAIIGGWVGGETGSTPVTREVRA is encoded by the coding sequence GTGAGCGCGGTGCCGCCGCGCACACCGGGGAGCACCCGCTCCGGCACGGACGGGCGCGGTGTAGGAGCGCCGGGCCCGGGCGGCGCCGGGCAGCTGCCCGACGGGTTGGTCGCCGTGGTCAAGCACGACTGCCCGACCTGCGTCCTGGTCGAGCCGGTGCTGCGCGGCCTCGGTGCCGCGGTGTGGTGCCAGGACGACCCCACCTGGTTCGACCACGACGACACCGCCCTGGAGCTGTCCTACCGCCTGGGTGTGGAGACGGTCCCGACCCTGCTGCGCATCGAGCACGGGGTGGAGACCGCGCGGACGGTCGGCTGGAGCCGCGAGCAGTGGGAGGCGCTGACCGGCGTCCCCGGGCTGGGGGAGGGCCTGCCCGAGCACCGGCCGGGCTGTGGGTCGCTGTCGGTCGACCCGTTCCGGATCGACGCGCTGGAGGCGCGGTACGGCGGCAGCCGGCTGGTCAGCCGCCGGATCGAGCTGGCCGACCTCGAGGACGAGCACGAGGCGCTGTTCGACCGGGGTTTCACCGACGGGTTGCCGGTCGTCCCGCCCACCCCCGAGCGGGTGCTCCGGATGCTGCGCGGCACGACTCGCGACCCCGGTGAGGTGGTCGCCGTCGTCCCGCCGGACCTCGTGCCCTGCACCGTCGAGAAGGTCGCGGTCAACGCGGTGCTGGCCGGCTGCCTGCCCGAATACCTGCCGGTCGTCCTGGCGGCGCTGGAGGCGGCGTGCGCGGAGGAGTTCGCCCTGCACGGCGTGCTGGCCACGACCCACTTCGCCGGTCCGGTCGTCGTCGTCAACGGGCCGGTCGCCGCCCGGATCGGGATGAACAGCGGGGTCAACGCCCTCGGCCAGGGCAACCGCGCGAACGCCACGATCGGCCGGGCGCTGCAGCTGGTGGTGCGCAACGTCGGGGGCGGCCGTCCCGGTGAGGTGGACCGGGCGACCCTGGGCAACCCGGGCAAGACCGGCTTCTGCTTCGCCGAGCGCGAGCAGGGCAGCCCCTTCGCCCCGCTGGCCGCCGACCGCGGGGTGCCCGGGAACGCGGTAACGGTCTTCGCGGGGTCGGGTGTGCAGCCGGTGGTCGACCAGCTCAGCCGGGAACCCGAGTCGCTGGCCCGGTCGTTCGCGGCCTGCCTGCGCGTCAACGCCCACCCCAAGCTGCCGATGGCCTTCGACGCGATGCTCGTCGTCTCCCCGGAGCACGGCCGGGTCCTCCGCGAGGCCGGCTGGGACCGCGCCCGCCTGCTGGCCGAGCTGGACGGGCTGCTGAGGCTCCCGCCCGGTGAGCTGGTACGCGGCGCCGGCGGGATGGCCGAGGGCCTGCCGCCCGGGGTCGCCGCCGACGACGTGCCGAAGTTCCGGCCCGGCGGTCTGCTGGTGGCCCACGCCGGCGGGGACGCCGGGTTGTTCAGTGCGATCATCGGCGGCTGGGTCGGCGGCGAGACGGGGAGCACCCCGGTGACGCGGGAGGTACGGGCATGA
- a CDS encoding beta-ketoacyl-ACP reductase: MTATQERTSRTGEKLSGRVAFVTGGTRGIGAAISRSLAAQGADVAAGYSGNDEAAERFRKQFCDDFPDQGFSVHKGDIANPDDCRRTVAEVIEKHGRLDILVNNAGITADRTVLKMTDDDWRRVIDVNLSGAFYLSQAALRHMLERGTGRIVMISSVIGEMGGIGQSNYASAKAGLLGLTKTLAREAAHQVQRSGKADGLGITVNAVTPGYTATEMLGTVPDKVIDQLKAKTPIGRLGEPEEVARVVHFLAADASGYITGQVWGVNGGLDM; the protein is encoded by the coding sequence GTGACAGCGACCCAGGAACGGACCAGCAGGACCGGTGAGAAGCTCTCCGGCCGGGTGGCCTTCGTCACCGGCGGGACCCGGGGGATCGGGGCGGCGATCTCCCGCAGCTTGGCCGCCCAGGGCGCCGACGTCGCCGCCGGCTACAGCGGCAACGACGAGGCCGCCGAGCGCTTCCGCAAGCAGTTCTGCGACGACTTCCCCGACCAGGGCTTCTCCGTGCACAAGGGCGACATCGCCAACCCCGATGACTGCCGGCGCACCGTCGCCGAGGTCATCGAGAAGCACGGCCGGCTCGACATCCTGGTCAACAACGCCGGCATCACCGCCGACCGCACTGTGCTGAAGATGACCGACGACGACTGGCGCCGGGTCATCGACGTCAACCTGTCCGGCGCCTTCTACCTGTCCCAGGCCGCGCTCAGGCACATGCTGGAGCGCGGCACCGGGCGGATCGTGATGATCTCCTCGGTCATCGGCGAGATGGGCGGCATCGGCCAGTCGAACTACGCCTCGGCCAAGGCCGGGCTGCTGGGCCTGACCAAGACGCTGGCCCGCGAGGCCGCGCACCAGGTGCAACGCTCCGGCAAGGCCGACGGCCTGGGCATCACCGTCAACGCCGTCACGCCCGGCTACACCGCGACCGAGATGCTCGGGACGGTGCCGGACAAGGTCATCGATCAGCTCAAGGCCAAGACCCCGATCGGCCGGCTGGGTGAGCCGGAGGAGGTGGCCCGCGTCGTGCACTTCCTCGCGGCCGACGCCTCCGGCTACATCACCGGGCAGGTCTGGGGAGTCAACGGCGGCCTCGACATGTAA
- a CDS encoding carboxyl transferase domain-containing protein, whose product MFDRIAVVNRGEPALRLIRAVRELNAEHGTRTRVVALHTEAERRATFVRAADEAVLLDDSGGGSPYLDHAELARALRVSGADAAWVGWGFVAEDPAFAELCADLGVTFVGPPPEAMRLLGAKIEAKVLAEKVGVPVAPWSHGPVESLDDGRRHADVIGYPLIVKARSGGGGRGIRVVRSPDELEEALTRTRSEAEKSFGDPIVFMERLVEGGRHVEVQVIADQHGTVWAPGVRDCSVQRRNQKVIEESSSPALTGEQDAALRESAVALVRAAGYVGAGTVEFLYQPEEQLTTFLEVNTRLQVEHPVTELTTGLDLVKLQLHVAAGGRLEGRPPEANGHAVEARLTAEDAEQGFAPAPGRVELLRLPTGPGVRVDTGISVGDVIPPQYDSMIAKVIGWGRDRSEALARLRCALQETTVVLRGGTTTKSFLLDLLDRPEVVSGTADTGWLDRAGSVGAPRASETAWVALVQVAVDLAEAEEEQERLAFLASARGGRPRAPHEVGRTIELGMRGQVYRLTVATVDRDRYRVGLDGRVVDVEVDRLGPLESRLSIGGRRYSVVAAQAPGSSLVEVDGETHRVSRDVGGVVRAPAPAVVVAVRAGVGDEVEAGQPIAVLESMKMETAVRAPFAGRVREVRAAVNSQVDAGAPLLTLERTGGDVEEATGERVTLPDADETPDGDPRARALDRLAALRALVTGYDVSGRHAKRLVAEYATARDELPADDAQLLHAELDVLVTFADISELSRNRPASAEEEAETQVHSPREYFQAYLRSLDVEREGLPEAFRARLRRALAHYGIEDLEPSAALTEAVHRIFLAQQRVAEQLPAVSALLDRWLTADQLPEGPARAEVGEVLDRLVVATQLRYPSVGDMARAVRYRHFEEPVVRAARQEVLDRAARLLDELDEAGARGDTAESIRRMEALVASPEPLVRLLAQRFDRATSVPDPVLEVLTRRYYRSRSLEDVRSTLLDGDTCVTAEFDLHGNRLHLLALMTDHARLPEALGSVAGALADVADPTQVVVDLYLNWPDRPADDDEVSERLRGQLEGVPALRTGRRVTVTVCTPDGEVETITFRPTPDRAQSPTGRSGPATGLAEERVIRGLHPLTAQRLDIWRFKEFDGERVPSPEDTYLLHITAKENPNDERFIAMAEVRDLTPVRDEHGAVVGFPTIERQLTSCLDGLRRAQSLRRSRRPLENNRIHLYAWPSIEVPLAEVAEFARTAAPLTYGAGLDQIVLLARLPEEGGPPRDVALRFSARPGTGVQMRVTDRPTEPLRVLDDYTAKVLSSRARGAPYPYELAPLLAGSDGSFVEHDLDADGRLAPVERPPGQNKAGIVVGLVTTPTPRYPEGMTRVALFGDPTKALGTVAEPECARVVAALDLAEERDIPVEWFALSSGARISMDSGTENMDWVSRALRRIIEFTQAGREINVVVTGINVGAQPYWNAEATMLMHTKGILVMTPDSAMVLTGKHSLDYSGGVSAEDNFGIGGYDRVMGPNGQAQYWAPDLNGALDVLFRHYDHAYRAPGERWPRPAQTSDPRDRDVRSFPHTHPDSEFTTVGDVFSAEANPERKKAFDIRTVMRAVTDQDHPVLERWAGMADADTSVVLDAHLGGHPVTVLGVESRPIPRRGSHPADGPDQWTAGTLFPRSSKKTARAINAASGNRPLVVLANLSGFDGSPESLRNIQLEYGAEIGRAITNFDGPIVFCVVSRYHGGAFVVFSGVLNDNMEVLAVEGSYASVIGGAPAAAVVFAREVDKRTAADPRVKELEAAIAAADAVEQAHLRSQLATLRSAVRSEKLGEVAAEFEAVHDIERARRTGSVHAIIPAAELRPRLIAAVERGMDRAATT is encoded by the coding sequence GTGTTCGACCGCATCGCCGTCGTCAACCGTGGGGAGCCGGCGCTCCGGCTCATCCGTGCGGTGCGAGAGCTCAACGCCGAGCACGGCACGCGGACCCGCGTCGTCGCCCTGCACACCGAGGCCGAGCGCCGGGCGACGTTCGTGCGCGCCGCCGACGAGGCGGTGCTGCTGGACGACAGCGGGGGCGGCTCGCCGTACCTCGACCACGCCGAGCTGGCCCGGGCCCTGCGCGTCAGCGGTGCCGACGCGGCCTGGGTCGGCTGGGGCTTCGTCGCGGAGGACCCCGCCTTCGCCGAGCTGTGCGCCGACCTCGGCGTGACCTTCGTCGGGCCGCCGCCCGAGGCGATGCGCCTGCTCGGCGCCAAGATCGAGGCCAAGGTCCTCGCCGAGAAGGTTGGCGTCCCCGTCGCTCCGTGGAGCCATGGCCCGGTCGAGAGCCTGGACGACGGCCGGCGGCACGCCGACGTCATCGGCTACCCGCTCATCGTCAAGGCCCGCAGCGGCGGCGGCGGCCGCGGGATCCGCGTCGTCCGTTCGCCGGACGAGCTCGAGGAGGCCCTGACCCGCACCCGCTCCGAGGCGGAGAAGAGCTTCGGCGACCCGATCGTGTTCATGGAGCGGCTGGTCGAGGGCGGGCGGCACGTCGAGGTCCAGGTGATCGCCGACCAGCACGGCACGGTCTGGGCACCCGGCGTGCGCGACTGCTCGGTGCAGCGGCGCAACCAGAAGGTCATCGAGGAGTCCAGCTCACCGGCGCTGACCGGCGAGCAGGACGCCGCCCTGCGCGAGTCCGCCGTCGCGCTCGTCCGCGCCGCCGGCTACGTCGGCGCGGGCACCGTGGAGTTCCTCTACCAGCCGGAGGAGCAGCTCACCACGTTCCTCGAGGTCAACACGCGGCTGCAGGTCGAGCACCCGGTGACCGAGCTGACCACCGGGCTGGACCTGGTGAAGCTGCAGCTGCACGTGGCCGCCGGCGGCCGGCTGGAGGGCCGGCCGCCGGAGGCCAACGGGCACGCGGTGGAGGCGCGGCTGACCGCCGAGGACGCCGAGCAAGGGTTCGCCCCGGCGCCCGGCCGGGTGGAGCTGCTGCGGCTGCCGACCGGGCCGGGCGTCCGGGTGGACACCGGGATCAGCGTCGGCGACGTCATCCCGCCGCAGTACGACTCGATGATCGCCAAGGTGATCGGGTGGGGCCGCGACCGCTCCGAGGCCCTCGCCCGGCTGCGCTGCGCCCTGCAGGAGACCACCGTCGTCCTGCGCGGCGGCACCACGACCAAGTCCTTCCTGCTCGACCTGCTCGACCGCCCCGAGGTGGTGTCCGGCACCGCCGACACCGGGTGGCTGGACCGCGCCGGCAGCGTCGGCGCGCCCCGGGCGTCCGAGACCGCGTGGGTGGCGCTCGTGCAGGTCGCCGTCGACCTGGCCGAGGCCGAGGAGGAGCAGGAGCGGCTGGCCTTCCTCGCGTCGGCGCGCGGCGGCCGGCCACGGGCACCGCACGAGGTCGGCCGCACCATCGAGCTCGGCATGCGCGGCCAGGTGTACCGGCTGACCGTCGCCACCGTGGACCGCGACCGGTACCGGGTCGGCCTCGACGGCCGGGTCGTCGACGTCGAGGTCGACCGGCTGGGCCCACTGGAGAGCCGGCTCAGCATCGGCGGACGGCGGTACTCCGTGGTCGCCGCCCAGGCACCTGGGTCCTCCCTGGTGGAGGTCGACGGGGAGACTCACCGAGTGAGCCGCGACGTCGGCGGCGTGGTCCGCGCACCTGCGCCTGCCGTGGTCGTCGCCGTCCGCGCGGGGGTGGGCGACGAGGTGGAGGCCGGCCAGCCGATCGCCGTCCTCGAGAGCATGAAGATGGAGACGGCGGTGCGGGCGCCGTTCGCCGGCCGGGTCCGCGAGGTCCGGGCCGCGGTGAACAGCCAGGTCGACGCCGGCGCGCCGCTGCTGACCCTGGAGCGGACCGGCGGCGACGTCGAGGAGGCGACCGGCGAGCGGGTGACCCTGCCCGACGCCGACGAGACACCGGACGGCGACCCGCGGGCGCGAGCGCTGGACCGGCTCGCCGCGTTGCGGGCGCTGGTCACCGGCTACGACGTCAGCGGCCGGCACGCCAAGCGGCTGGTCGCCGAGTACGCCACCGCCCGCGACGAGCTGCCCGCCGACGACGCCCAGCTGCTGCACGCCGAGCTCGACGTCCTGGTCACCTTCGCCGACATCTCCGAGCTCTCCCGCAACCGCCCGGCCAGCGCGGAGGAGGAGGCCGAGACCCAGGTCCACAGCCCGCGGGAGTACTTCCAGGCCTACCTGCGGTCCCTCGACGTGGAGCGCGAGGGGCTGCCGGAGGCCTTCCGGGCCCGGCTGCGGCGGGCACTGGCCCACTACGGGATCGAGGACCTCGAGCCGAGCGCGGCGCTGACCGAGGCGGTGCACCGGATCTTCCTCGCCCAGCAGCGCGTCGCCGAGCAGCTGCCGGCCGTCTCGGCGCTGCTGGACCGCTGGCTGACCGCCGACCAGCTGCCCGAGGGCCCGGCGCGCGCGGAGGTGGGGGAGGTGCTCGACCGGCTGGTCGTCGCCACCCAGCTGCGCTACCCGTCGGTCGGCGACATGGCCCGCGCGGTGCGCTACCGGCACTTCGAGGAGCCCGTCGTCCGGGCGGCCCGGCAGGAGGTCCTCGACCGGGCCGCGCGGCTGCTCGACGAGCTCGACGAGGCCGGCGCGCGCGGCGACACCGCAGAGAGCATCCGGCGGATGGAAGCGCTGGTCGCCAGCCCCGAGCCGCTGGTGCGGCTGCTGGCGCAGCGCTTCGACCGCGCGACGTCCGTCCCCGACCCGGTCCTCGAGGTGCTCACCCGCCGCTACTACCGCAGCCGCAGCCTGGAGGACGTGCGCTCGACGCTGCTCGACGGGGACACCTGCGTCACCGCGGAGTTCGACCTGCACGGCAACCGGCTGCACCTGCTGGCGCTGATGACCGACCACGCGCGGCTGCCGGAGGCGCTGGGGTCGGTGGCCGGCGCGCTGGCCGACGTCGCCGACCCGACGCAGGTGGTCGTCGACCTCTACCTGAACTGGCCGGACCGCCCCGCGGACGACGACGAGGTCTCCGAGCGGCTGCGCGGGCAGCTCGAGGGCGTGCCGGCGCTGCGGACCGGCCGCCGGGTGACCGTCACGGTCTGCACCCCGGACGGCGAGGTCGAGACGATCACCTTCCGGCCGACGCCGGACCGGGCACAGAGCCCGACAGGGAGGAGCGGCCCGGCCACGGGGCTCGCCGAGGAGCGTGTCATCCGCGGCCTGCACCCGCTCACCGCACAGCGGCTGGACATCTGGCGGTTCAAGGAGTTCGACGGCGAGCGCGTGCCGTCCCCCGAGGACACCTACCTGCTGCACATCACGGCGAAGGAGAACCCGAACGACGAGCGGTTCATCGCCATGGCCGAGGTCCGCGACCTGACCCCGGTCCGCGACGAGCACGGCGCGGTCGTCGGGTTCCCGACCATCGAGCGGCAGCTCACCTCCTGCCTGGACGGCCTGCGGCGGGCGCAGTCGCTGCGGCGGTCCCGGCGGCCGCTGGAGAACAACCGCATCCACCTCTACGCCTGGCCGTCGATCGAGGTGCCGCTGGCCGAGGTGGCCGAGTTCGCGCGCACCGCCGCCCCCCTGACCTACGGCGCCGGCCTGGACCAGATCGTGCTGCTGGCCCGGCTGCCGGAGGAGGGCGGCCCGCCGCGCGACGTGGCGCTGCGCTTCTCCGCCCGCCCGGGCACCGGGGTGCAGATGCGGGTCACCGACCGCCCGACCGAGCCGCTCAGGGTCCTGGACGACTACACCGCCAAGGTGCTCAGCTCCCGGGCCCGCGGCGCCCCCTACCCGTACGAGCTGGCGCCGCTGCTGGCCGGGTCGGACGGCTCGTTCGTCGAGCACGACCTGGACGCCGACGGCCGGCTCGCGCCCGTCGAGCGCCCGCCCGGGCAGAACAAGGCCGGGATCGTCGTCGGCCTGGTGACCACGCCGACGCCGCGCTACCCGGAGGGCATGACCCGGGTGGCCCTGTTCGGCGACCCGACCAAGGCGCTGGGCACCGTGGCGGAGCCCGAGTGCGCGCGGGTCGTGGCCGCCCTGGACCTCGCCGAGGAACGGGACATCCCGGTCGAGTGGTTCGCGCTCTCGTCGGGCGCGCGCATCTCGATGGACAGCGGCACGGAGAACATGGACTGGGTGTCGCGCGCGCTGCGCCGGATCATCGAGTTCACCCAGGCCGGCCGCGAGATCAACGTCGTCGTCACCGGGATCAACGTCGGCGCCCAGCCGTACTGGAACGCCGAGGCCACGATGCTCATGCACACCAAGGGCATCCTGGTCATGACCCCGGACAGCGCGATGGTGCTCACCGGCAAGCACTCGCTGGACTACTCCGGCGGGGTGTCGGCCGAGGACAACTTCGGCATCGGCGGCTACGACCGGGTCATGGGGCCCAACGGCCAGGCGCAGTACTGGGCGCCGGACCTCAACGGGGCGCTGGACGTGCTCTTCCGGCACTACGACCACGCCTACCGGGCGCCGGGGGAGCGCTGGCCGCGGCCTGCGCAGACCTCCGACCCGCGCGACCGGGATGTGCGCTCCTTCCCGCACACGCACCCGGACAGCGAGTTCACCACCGTCGGCGACGTCTTCTCGGCGGAGGCCAACCCCGAGCGCAAGAAGGCCTTCGACATCCGCACCGTCATGCGCGCGGTCACCGACCAGGACCACCCGGTGCTCGAGCGGTGGGCCGGCATGGCCGACGCCGACACCTCCGTCGTCCTCGACGCCCACCTCGGCGGGCACCCGGTGACCGTCCTGGGCGTGGAGTCCCGGCCGATCCCGCGGCGCGGTAGCCACCCCGCCGACGGGCCCGACCAGTGGACGGCGGGGACGCTGTTCCCGCGCTCGTCGAAGAAGACCGCCCGCGCCATCAACGCGGCCAGCGGCAACCGGCCGCTGGTGGTGCTGGCCAACCTCTCCGGCTTCGACGGGTCACCGGAGTCCCTGCGCAACATCCAGCTGGAGTACGGCGCGGAGATCGGCCGGGCGATCACCAACTTCGACGGCCCGATCGTCTTCTGCGTCGTCTCCCGCTACCACGGCGGCGCCTTCGTCGTCTTCTCCGGCGTCCTCAACGACAACATGGAGGTCCTCGCCGTCGAGGGCTCCTACGCCTCGGTGATCGGCGGCGCGCCGGCCGCCGCGGTGGTGTTCGCCCGCGAGGTCGACAAGCGCACCGCGGCCGACCCCAGGGTGAAGGAACTGGAGGCCGCCATCGCCGCGGCCGACGCCGTCGAGCAGGCCCACCTCCGGTCGCAGCTGGCGACCCTCCGCAGCGCCGTCCGCTCCGAGAAGCTCGGCGAGGTGGCCGCCGAGTTCGAGGCGGTCCACGACATCGAGCGCGCCCGCCGGACGGGCTCGGTACACGCCATCATCCCCGCCGCCGAGCTACGGCCTCGCCTCATCGCCGCCGTCGAGCGCGGCATGGACCGCGCGGCCACGACCTGA